In the genome of Pseudomonas sp. P5_109, one region contains:
- a CDS encoding PAS domain S-box protein: MPKSVDRIPPMPRIQALDPKNSEQSWESASQLLAALNGARLGAWYWDIERGQISWSRGTQALFGFDPRKPLPADLEYLDLLPPEDRAKTVRAFHAVIAGAPLEQAMHHRIRWPDGSLHWLEISGSLLPDKHGRPRMIGVIREITHQRQREQALSSSEKRFATLFHLCPNMVLLTRQEDGLITEANQYFESLFGWPVQNAIGRTTLELGLWVHPEQRADLVKATKAKGDLVSMEVQFRASNGQIHDGILSAQKVELEGQPYLLSTFLDTTERKVAEHALKDSQERLDLALDSAQLGTWDWHIPSGMLYGSARAAQLHGLDAKPFHESFDEFFEGVPDEERDTMRDAYRSLREGPAGNYQLTYRVQLADGSSRYLESRARLYRDDNGVPVRMAGTLLDITDQVEREQRLVASEEKFATLFQVSPDPICVTHQDSGQFIEINSSFSQTFGWSTADVIGRSADEIGLWDASAKSLRRIEQVIREQGLNNVAILVQHKDGQVLTCVISSRQISVGDQPCIVTTLRDITQQQRSEAALKASEEKFAKAFHSSPDAITITERDTGRYLEVNDGFCRLTGYRAEEVVGRTVYQVGIWAEEKQRSALLAELQIKGRVHHQEMLGRNKRGELLTVEVSVEPITLNETACLLLTARDVSLLKNAEAQIRHLAYHDPLTNLPNRALLMDRLSQQIALLKRHNLRGALMFLDLDHFKHINDSLGHPVGDTVLKIITARLEASVRMEDTVARLGGDEFVVLLSGLEGTRSEVSDQVREVADTIRELLSEPMFLDGQRLQVTPSIGIALIPDHGSTPTDLLKRADIALYRAKDSGRNTAQMYHNTMQKAASERLRMETDLRLALSRGEFRVHYQPQVDARGDRIVGAEALVRWNHPDLGAQSPTEFIKVLEDSGLILEVGTWILDEACQAFKQLIDDGLVNPYKFSLCVNISPRQFRQNDFVERVENSLATYGLPCTLLKLEITEGIVIQNLEDTISKMRRLKKLGVSFAMDDFGTGYSSLTYLKRLPVDTLKIDQSFIRDATSDPNDAEIIRAIVAMAHSLDLKVIAEGVETAEQLEFLQGLDCHFYQGYLHSRPLPVEEFQKLLK, from the coding sequence ATGCCCAAATCTGTTGACCGTATTCCGCCAATGCCGCGCATACAGGCACTTGACCCGAAAAACTCCGAACAGAGCTGGGAGAGTGCCTCGCAATTGTTGGCCGCGCTCAACGGCGCGCGCCTGGGCGCCTGGTATTGGGACATCGAGCGCGGGCAGATCAGCTGGTCCCGGGGTACGCAGGCGCTGTTCGGCTTCGACCCCCGCAAACCATTGCCAGCGGATCTGGAGTACCTCGACCTGCTGCCCCCGGAAGATCGCGCGAAAACCGTTCGCGCGTTCCATGCGGTCATCGCTGGCGCGCCGCTGGAGCAAGCGATGCACCACCGCATCCGCTGGCCCGATGGCAGCCTGCACTGGCTGGAGATCAGCGGCAGCCTGTTGCCGGACAAGCACGGCAGGCCACGGATGATCGGTGTGATCCGCGAGATCACTCACCAGCGCCAGCGTGAACAGGCGCTGAGCAGCTCGGAAAAACGCTTTGCCACCCTGTTTCACCTGTGCCCGAACATGGTCCTGCTGACCCGTCAGGAAGATGGCCTGATCACCGAAGCCAACCAGTATTTCGAAAGCCTGTTCGGTTGGCCGGTGCAAAATGCGATTGGCCGCACCACCCTGGAACTGGGGCTGTGGGTGCACCCCGAGCAACGGGCCGACCTGGTCAAGGCGACCAAAGCCAAAGGCGACCTGGTCAGCATGGAAGTGCAGTTTCGCGCCAGCAATGGCCAGATCCACGATGGCATCCTCAGTGCGCAAAAGGTCGAGCTCGAAGGCCAGCCCTATCTACTGAGCACCTTCCTCGACACCACCGAACGCAAAGTCGCCGAGCACGCACTCAAGGACAGCCAGGAACGCCTCGACCTGGCCCTGGACTCGGCGCAACTGGGTACCTGGGACTGGCACATTCCCAGCGGCATGCTCTACGGATCGGCACGGGCCGCCCAATTGCATGGCCTGGACGCCAAACCCTTCCACGAGTCCTTCGACGAATTCTTCGAAGGCGTGCCCGACGAAGAACGCGACACCATGCGCGATGCCTACCGCAGCCTGCGTGAAGGCCCGGCCGGCAACTACCAATTGACCTACCGCGTGCAATTGGCCGACGGCAGCTCGCGCTACCTGGAAAGCCGCGCCCGCCTCTACCGCGATGACAACGGCGTGCCGGTGCGCATGGCCGGCACATTGCTCGACATCACCGACCAGGTGGAGCGCGAACAACGGCTGGTGGCCTCCGAAGAAAAATTCGCCACGCTGTTCCAGGTCAGCCCCGATCCGATCTGCGTCACCCACCAGGACTCCGGCCAGTTCATTGAAATCAACTCCAGCTTCTCCCAGACCTTCGGCTGGAGCACCGCCGATGTGATCGGCCGCAGCGCCGATGAAATAGGCCTGTGGGACGCTTCGGCGAAAAGCCTGCGACGGATCGAACAAGTGATCCGCGAACAAGGCCTGAACAACGTGGCCATTCTCGTCCAGCACAAGGACGGACAGGTCCTGACCTGCGTAATTTCCAGCCGCCAGATCAGCGTCGGCGACCAGCCCTGTATCGTCACCACGCTGCGCGATATCACCCAGCAACAGCGCTCGGAAGCGGCGCTCAAGGCCAGTGAAGAGAAATTCGCCAAGGCCTTCCACTCCAGCCCCGACGCCATCACCATCACCGAGCGCGACACCGGACGCTACCTGGAGGTCAACGACGGTTTCTGCCGCCTGACCGGTTACCGCGCCGAAGAAGTGGTGGGCCGTACGGTGTACCAGGTCGGGATCTGGGCCGAAGAAAAACAACGCTCGGCGCTGCTGGCGGAATTGCAGATCAAGGGGCGGGTTCATCACCAGGAAATGCTCGGGCGCAACAAGCGCGGCGAACTGCTCACCGTCGAAGTGTCGGTGGAGCCGATCACCCTCAACGAAACAGCCTGCCTGCTGCTGACCGCACGAGACGTCAGCCTGCTGAAAAACGCCGAAGCGCAGATTCGCCACCTGGCCTACCACGACCCCCTGACCAACCTGCCCAACCGCGCCCTGCTGATGGATCGCCTGAGCCAGCAGATCGCCCTGCTCAAGCGGCATAACCTGCGCGGCGCGCTGATGTTTCTCGACCTCGACCATTTCAAGCACATCAACGACTCCCTCGGGCACCCGGTGGGCGATACGGTGCTGAAAATCATCACCGCGCGCCTGGAGGCCAGCGTGCGCATGGAGGACACCGTTGCGCGCCTGGGCGGTGACGAATTCGTGGTGCTGCTCAGCGGCCTCGAAGGCACGCGCAGCGAGGTCAGCGATCAGGTTCGCGAAGTGGCCGACACCATCCGCGAACTGCTGTCCGAACCGATGTTCCTCGACGGCCAGCGCCTGCAAGTGACGCCCAGCATCGGCATTGCACTGATTCCCGATCACGGCTCGACCCCGACCGACCTGCTCAAGCGCGCCGACATTGCGCTCTATCGCGCCAAGGACTCGGGCCGCAATACCGCGCAGATGTACCACAACACCATGCAGAAGGCCGCGAGCGAACGCCTGCGCATGGAGACCGATCTGCGCCTGGCCCTTTCCCGGGGCGAGTTTCGCGTGCATTACCAACCCCAGGTCGACGCCCGGGGCGATCGCATCGTCGGCGCCGAGGCCCTGGTGCGCTGGAATCACCCAGACCTCGGCGCGCAATCACCCACCGAGTTCATCAAGGTACTGGAAGACAGCGGACTGATTCTGGAGGTGGGCACCTGGATCCTCGACGAAGCCTGCCAGGCCTTCAAACAACTGATCGACGACGGCCTGGTGAATCCGTACAAATTCAGCCTGTGCGTGAACATCAGCCCGCGCCAGTTCCGCCAGAACGATTTCGTCGAACGGGTCGAAAACAGCCTCGCCACCTACGGACTGCCCTGTACTTTGCTGAAACTGGAAATCACCGAAGGCATCGTGATCCAGAACCTGGAAGACACCATCAGCAAAATGCGCCGCCTGAAAAAACTCGGCGTGAGCTTCGCCATGGACGACTTCGGCACCGGCTATTCCTCGCTGACCTACCTCAAGCGCCTGCCGGTCGACACCCTGAAAATCGACCAGTCGTTCATCCGCGACGCCACCAGCGACCCGAACGACGCCGAGATCATCCGCGCCATCGTCGCCATGGCCCACAGCCTGGATTTGAAAGTGATTGCCGAAGGGGTGGAAACAGCGGAGCAGCTGGAGTTCTTGCAGGGGTTGGACTGTCACTTCTACCAGGGGTATTTACATAGCCGGCCATTGCCGGTGGAGGAGTTTCAAAAACTGCTGAAGTAG
- the leuC gene encoding 3-isopropylmalate dehydratase large subunit — translation MAGKTLYDKLWDSHLVKQRDDGSALIYIDRHIIHEVTSPQAFEGLRLAGRKPWRIDANIATPDHNVPTTPERKGGIDAIVDQVSRLQVQTLDDNCDEYGIVEFKMNDIRQGIVHVIGPEQGATLPGMTVVCGDSHTSTHGAFGALAHGIGTSEVEHVLATQCLVAKKMKNMRVAVEGQLPFGVTAKDIVLAVIGKIGTAGGNGHAIEFAGSAIRELSVEGRMTICNMSIEAGARVGLVAADEKTVEYVKGRPFAPKGAEWDLAVEAWKDLVTDADAAFDTVVELDAAQIKPQVSWGTSPEMVLAVDQNVPDPAKEMDLVKRDSIVRALKYMGLTANQAITDIQLDRVFIGSCTNSRIEDLRAAAVIAKGRKVASTIKQAIVVPGSGLVKAQAESEGLDKIFLEAGFEWREPGCSMCLAMNPDRLESGEHCASTSNRNFEGRQGAGGRTHLVSPAMAAAAAVNGRFIDVRELIQGAQ, via the coding sequence ATGGCCGGCAAAACGCTCTACGACAAGCTCTGGGATTCGCATTTGGTCAAGCAGCGCGACGATGGCTCTGCGCTGATCTACATCGATCGTCACATCATCCACGAAGTGACCTCGCCGCAAGCCTTCGAAGGCCTGCGCCTGGCCGGGCGCAAGCCATGGCGTATCGATGCCAACATCGCGACCCCGGACCACAACGTACCGACCACGCCGGAGCGCAAGGGTGGCATCGATGCCATCGTCGACCAGGTCTCGCGCCTGCAAGTTCAGACCCTCGATGACAACTGCGATGAATACGGCATCGTCGAATTCAAGATGAACGACATCCGCCAGGGCATCGTCCACGTCATCGGCCCGGAGCAGGGCGCCACCTTGCCGGGCATGACCGTGGTCTGCGGCGACTCCCACACCTCGACCCACGGCGCATTCGGCGCATTGGCTCACGGTATCGGCACTTCCGAGGTCGAGCACGTGCTCGCCACCCAGTGCCTGGTCGCCAAGAAAATGAAAAACATGCGGGTAGCGGTCGAAGGCCAATTGCCTTTCGGTGTGACCGCCAAGGACATCGTGCTCGCCGTGATCGGCAAGATCGGCACCGCCGGCGGTAACGGCCACGCCATCGAATTCGCCGGCAGCGCGATTCGCGAGCTGTCCGTGGAAGGCCGCATGACCATCTGCAACATGTCCATCGAAGCCGGCGCTCGGGTAGGCTTGGTGGCTGCGGACGAAAAAACCGTGGAATACGTCAAGGGCCGTCCGTTCGCTCCGAAAGGCGCGGAATGGGACCTGGCCGTCGAGGCCTGGAAAGACCTGGTGACTGACGCTGATGCCGCGTTTGATACCGTGGTTGAGCTCGATGCCGCGCAAATCAAGCCGCAAGTCAGCTGGGGCACCTCGCCGGAAATGGTTTTGGCGGTCGATCAGAACGTGCCGGATCCTGCGAAGGAAATGGACCTGGTCAAGCGCGACTCCATCGTCCGCGCCTTGAAATACATGGGTTTGACCGCCAACCAGGCGATCACCGACATTCAGCTCGACCGTGTGTTCATCGGTTCCTGCACCAACTCGCGGATCGAAGACCTGCGTGCTGCTGCGGTGATCGCCAAGGGCCGCAAAGTGGCCTCGACCATCAAGCAGGCGATCGTGGTGCCGGGCTCGGGTCTGGTGAAGGCGCAGGCCGAATCGGAAGGCCTGGACAAGATTTTCCTCGAAGCCGGTTTCGAATGGCGTGAGCCGGGCTGCTCGATGTGCCTGGCGATGAACCCGGACCGTTTGGAAAGTGGCGAGCATTGCGCGTCGACTTCCAACCGTAACTTCGAAGGCCGTCAGGGTGCCGGTGGCCGTACTCACCTCGTCAGCCCGGCCATGGCCGCCGCCGCCGCCGTGAACGGTCGTTTCATCGACGTCCGTGAATTGATCCAGGGAGCGCAGTAA
- a CDS encoding TetR/AcrR family transcriptional regulator gives MNDKKAQTRERILKAASAALIQRGPAEPSVGEVMGAAGLTVGGFYAHFESKDAMMLEAFRQLLGHRRDLIADMDAQLTGEERRALVAAFYLSRKHRDSSESACPIPASVGELGRLPDAFRVALNEHVEMMVAQLASSPEETDKALADMALMVGGLALARALGPGELSDRLLRAAKSAVR, from the coding sequence ATGAACGATAAAAAAGCTCAGACCCGCGAACGCATCCTCAAGGCTGCCAGCGCCGCGCTGATTCAGCGCGGCCCGGCCGAGCCAAGCGTGGGCGAAGTGATGGGCGCGGCGGGCCTGACGGTCGGCGGCTTCTACGCACACTTCGAAAGCAAGGACGCGATGATGCTCGAGGCGTTCAGGCAATTGCTCGGTCATCGCCGCGACCTGATTGCCGACATGGACGCGCAGTTGACCGGCGAAGAGCGCCGCGCTCTGGTGGCCGCGTTTTACCTGTCGCGCAAGCATCGTGATTCCTCCGAATCGGCCTGTCCGATCCCGGCTTCGGTCGGCGAATTGGGGCGGCTGCCGGACGCGTTTCGTGTCGCGCTGAATGAGCATGTGGAAATGATGGTCGCGCAGTTGGCGTCCAGTCCTGAAGAAACCGATAAAGCCCTGGCCGATATGGCCTTGATGGTGGGTGGGCTGGCTCTGGCGCGGGCGCTTGGGCCGGGAGAGTTGTCCGATCGATTACTGCGCGCCGCCAAATCGGCAGTGCGTTGA
- a CDS encoding acyl-CoA thioesterase — MGWDRETPFIIDLQVDAEDIDGLGHANNAVYVTWLERCAWRHSQRLGLDLVEYRRLDRAMAVVRHEIDYLAAAYEGDELQLATWIVDWDQRLRMTRHFQLIRPSDNATLLRAQTTFVCIELSSGKPKRMPTEFIEGYGPAIRAQELVQP; from the coding sequence ATGGGCTGGGATCGGGAAACGCCATTTATCATTGATCTGCAAGTGGACGCCGAGGACATTGACGGGCTGGGGCACGCGAACAATGCGGTCTACGTGACCTGGCTCGAACGCTGTGCCTGGCGCCACTCACAACGCCTTGGCCTGGACCTGGTCGAATATCGGCGGCTGGACCGGGCGATGGCGGTGGTGCGTCACGAGATCGATTACCTGGCGGCAGCCTATGAGGGCGATGAGTTGCAATTGGCGACCTGGATCGTCGATTGGGATCAGCGCCTGAGAATGACCCGGCACTTCCAGCTGATCCGCCCCAGCGACAATGCAACGCTGCTGCGTGCGCAAACCACGTTCGTCTGCATCGAGCTGTCCAGCGGCAAGCCCAAGCGTATGCCGACGGAGTTCATCGAGGGCTATGGCCCGGCGATCCGGGCGCAGGAGTTGGTACAACCCTGA
- a CDS encoding Hsp20 family protein, translating to MSTAFSLAPLFRSSVGFDRFNDLFETALRNEPGSTYPPYNVEKHGDDQYRIVVAAAGFQEDDLELQVEKGVLTISGGKRDANEGVTFLHQGIAQRAFKLSFRLADHIEIKAADLRNGLLSIDLLRVIPEEAKAKRIPINGAQKPALQH from the coding sequence ATGAGTACTGCTTTTTCCCTGGCCCCACTGTTCCGTTCCTCGGTAGGTTTCGACCGTTTCAACGACCTGTTCGAAACCGCCCTGCGCAATGAACCAGGCAGCACCTACCCACCCTACAACGTGGAAAAACACGGTGACGATCAATACCGCATCGTCGTAGCCGCCGCCGGTTTCCAGGAAGATGACCTGGAACTGCAAGTCGAGAAGGGTGTGCTGACCATCAGTGGTGGCAAACGTGACGCCAACGAGGGCGTGACCTTCCTGCACCAGGGCATTGCCCAGCGTGCGTTCAAGTTGTCCTTCCGTCTGGCGGACCACATCGAGATCAAGGCTGCTGACCTGCGCAACGGTCTGTTGAGCATCGACCTGCTGCGGGTGATTCCGGAAGAGGCGAAAGCCAAGCGCATCCCGATCAACGGGGCGCAAAAACCGGCTCTGCAACATTGA
- a CDS encoding LysR family transcriptional regulator encodes MDLANLNAFIAIAETGSFSGAGERLHLTQPAISKRIAGLEQQLKVRLFDRLGREVGLTEAGRALLPRAYQILNVLDDTRRALTNLTGEVTGRLTLATSHHIGLHRLPPLLREFTRRYPEVALDIQFLDSEVAYEEILHGRAELAVITLAPEPHALVKATPVWDDPLDFVVAPEHSLLNNGKVSLADIARHPAVFPGGNTFTHHIVQRLFEAQGLTPNIAMSTNYLETIKMMVSIGLAWSVLPRTMLDDQVARIPLPGIQLTRQLGYILHTERTLSNAARAFMALLDAQLDPPGTQG; translated from the coding sequence ATGGACCTGGCCAACCTCAATGCTTTTATTGCCATCGCCGAGACCGGGAGCTTCTCCGGCGCTGGCGAACGGCTGCACCTGACCCAGCCCGCCATCAGCAAACGCATCGCCGGGCTGGAGCAGCAATTGAAGGTGCGACTGTTCGATCGCCTGGGTCGTGAAGTGGGCTTGACGGAGGCCGGGCGCGCCCTGCTGCCGCGGGCCTACCAGATTCTGAATGTCCTCGATGATACGCGCCGCGCCCTGACCAACCTCACCGGCGAGGTGACCGGTCGTCTGACCCTGGCCACCAGTCACCACATCGGCCTGCACCGCTTGCCTCCTTTATTAAGGGAGTTCACCCGCCGCTATCCCGAGGTGGCGCTGGATATCCAGTTTCTCGATTCGGAAGTCGCCTACGAGGAAATACTCCATGGCCGCGCCGAACTGGCGGTCATCACCCTGGCACCGGAACCCCATGCACTGGTCAAGGCCACCCCGGTGTGGGACGACCCGCTGGATTTCGTGGTCGCCCCGGAGCACTCACTGCTCAACAATGGCAAGGTCAGCCTGGCGGACATCGCCCGACACCCGGCGGTCTTCCCCGGCGGCAATACCTTTACCCACCATATTGTGCAGCGCCTGTTTGAAGCCCAGGGCCTGACGCCAAACATCGCCATGAGCACCAACTACCTGGAAACCATCAAGATGATGGTCTCGATCGGCCTGGCCTGGAGTGTTTTGCCGCGCACCATGCTCGACGATCAGGTGGCGCGCATACCTTTGCCAGGCATACAGCTCACTCGCCAGCTAGGCTATATCCTGCACACGGAAAGGACGCTGTCGAATGCTGCCCGGGCTTTCATGGCCCTGCTGGACGCTCAACTCGATCCGCCAGGGACTCAAGGCTAA
- a CDS encoding tRNA dihydrouridine synthase, with translation MQIALAPMEGLVDDILRDVLTRVGGIDWCVTEFIRVNDQLLTPAYFHKFGPELLNGARTASGVPLRVQLLGSDPVCLAENAALACELGSEVIDLNFGCPAKTVNKSRGGAVLLKEPELLNQIVEHVRRAVPAHIPVTAKMRLGFDSPDGSLVCATALAEGGAEHIVVHARTKVDGYKPPAHWEWIPRVQDVVKVPVFANGDIWSVEDWRRCREISGVEDIMLGRGLVSRPDLARQIAAARAGEEVVEMTWNELLPLIQDFWLQAKAQMTPRQSPGRLKQWLAMLTRNYPEAVELFTVLRRETELDNVSRLLGLPVAEAA, from the coding sequence ATGCAAATTGCTTTGGCGCCCATGGAGGGGTTGGTCGACGACATCCTGCGCGATGTGTTGACCCGCGTGGGTGGTATTGACTGGTGCGTGACCGAGTTCATTCGGGTCAACGACCAGTTGCTGACACCTGCCTATTTCCACAAGTTCGGCCCGGAGTTGCTCAACGGTGCCCGGACGGCCTCCGGTGTGCCGCTGCGTGTGCAACTGCTCGGTTCCGATCCGGTGTGCCTGGCGGAAAATGCCGCGCTGGCTTGCGAGCTGGGTTCCGAAGTGATCGACCTGAACTTCGGCTGCCCGGCCAAGACCGTCAACAAATCCCGGGGTGGCGCGGTATTGCTCAAGGAACCCGAGCTGCTCAACCAGATCGTCGAGCACGTCCGTCGTGCCGTCCCCGCGCACATTCCGGTCACCGCCAAGATGCGCCTGGGCTTCGACAGCCCGGATGGTTCGCTGGTGTGTGCCACGGCCCTGGCCGAAGGCGGTGCGGAACATATCGTGGTCCATGCTCGGACCAAAGTGGACGGCTACAAGCCGCCGGCGCACTGGGAGTGGATTCCGCGGGTGCAGGACGTGGTCAAGGTGCCGGTGTTCGCCAATGGTGATATCTGGAGCGTCGAAGACTGGCGTCGTTGCCGCGAGATCAGCGGCGTGGAAGACATCATGCTCGGTCGTGGCCTGGTTTCACGCCCCGATCTGGCCAGGCAGATCGCCGCTGCCCGGGCCGGTGAAGAGGTCGTGGAGATGACCTGGAACGAGCTGCTGCCACTGATCCAGGACTTCTGGTTGCAGGCCAAGGCGCAAATGACGCCACGCCAGTCACCGGGTCGCCTGAAGCAATGGCTGGCAATGCTGACCCGCAATTATCCCGAGGCGGTAGAGCTCTTTACCGTCCTGCGGCGTGAGACCGAACTGGATAACGTCTCGCGCTTGCTGGGGCTGCCGGTGGCGGAAGCGGCCTGA
- the gltX gene encoding glutamate--tRNA ligase has protein sequence MTTVRTRIAPSPTGDPHVGTAYIALFNYCFAKQHGGEFILRIEDTDQLRSTRESEQQIFDALRWLGIEWSEGPDVGGPHGPYRQSERGDIYQKYCQQLVELGHAFPCFCTAEELDQMRAEQMARGETPRYDGRALLLSKDEVARRLAAGEPHVIRMKVPSEGVCVVPDMLRGDVEIPWDRMDMQVLMKTDGLPTYFLANVVDDHLMGITHVLRGEEWLPSAPKLILLYEYFGWEQPELCYMPLLRNPDKSKLSKRKNPTSVTFYERMGFMPEAMLNYLGRMGWSMPDEREKFSLQEMVDNFDLKRVSLGGPIFDIEKLSWLNGQWLRDLPVEEFAARVQKWALNSEYMMKIAPHVQGRVETFSQVAPLAGFFFAGGVNPDAKLFESKKLSGDQVRQLMQLILWKLESLRQWEKDSITATIQAVVESLELKLRDAMPLMFAAITGQASSVSVLDAMEILGPDLTRFRLRQAIDLLGGVSKKENKEWEKLLGAIA, from the coding sequence ATGACCACCGTCCGCACTCGCATCGCGCCATCGCCTACCGGGGATCCCCACGTAGGCACCGCCTACATCGCCTTGTTCAACTACTGCTTTGCCAAGCAGCACGGCGGTGAGTTCATCCTGCGGATCGAAGACACCGACCAACTGCGTTCGACCCGCGAGTCCGAACAGCAGATCTTCGACGCCCTGCGTTGGCTGGGGATCGAGTGGAGCGAAGGTCCGGACGTTGGCGGCCCGCACGGTCCGTACCGTCAAAGCGAGCGTGGCGATATTTATCAGAAGTATTGCCAGCAGCTGGTAGAGCTCGGTCATGCCTTCCCGTGCTTCTGCACCGCCGAAGAGCTGGACCAGATGCGCGCCGAGCAGATGGCCCGTGGCGAAACCCCGCGTTACGACGGCCGCGCGCTGCTGCTGTCGAAGGACGAAGTCGCCCGTCGCCTGGCCGCTGGCGAACCACACGTGATCCGCATGAAGGTGCCGAGCGAAGGCGTCTGCGTGGTGCCGGACATGCTGCGCGGCGACGTCGAGATCCCGTGGGACCGCATGGACATGCAAGTCCTGATGAAGACCGACGGCCTGCCGACGTACTTCCTGGCCAACGTGGTCGATGATCACCTGATGGGCATCACCCACGTATTGCGCGGCGAAGAGTGGCTGCCATCGGCCCCGAAGCTGATCCTGCTTTACGAGTACTTCGGCTGGGAACAACCGGAGCTGTGCTACATGCCGCTGCTGCGCAACCCGGACAAGAGCAAGCTGTCCAAGCGCAAGAACCCGACCTCGGTGACGTTCTACGAGCGCATGGGCTTCATGCCCGAAGCGATGCTCAACTACCTGGGCCGCATGGGTTGGTCGATGCCGGACGAGCGCGAGAAGTTCTCGTTGCAGGAAATGGTCGACAACTTCGATCTCAAGCGCGTGTCCCTCGGCGGGCCGATCTTCGACATCGAAAAACTGTCGTGGCTCAACGGCCAGTGGCTGCGTGACCTGCCCGTGGAAGAGTTCGCCGCACGTGTGCAGAAGTGGGCGCTCAATTCCGAATACATGATGAAGATCGCGCCGCACGTACAGGGCCGGGTCGAAACTTTCAGCCAGGTCGCACCGCTGGCCGGGTTCTTCTTTGCCGGTGGCGTGAACCCGGATGCCAAGCTGTTCGAATCGAAGAAACTCTCGGGCGATCAGGTTCGCCAGTTGATGCAGTTGATCCTGTGGAAACTGGAAAGCCTGCGCCAGTGGGAGAAGGACAGCATCACCGCGACCATCCAGGCGGTGGTCGAGTCCCTGGAGCTGAAGCTGCGTGACGCCATGCCGTTGATGTTCGCCGCGATCACGGGCCAGGCCAGCTCGGTCTCGGTGCTCGATGCGATGGAAATCCTCGGACCGGACCTGACCCGTTTCCGTCTGCGCCAGGCGATCGACCTGCTGGGCGGTGTGTCGAAGAAAGAAAACAAAGAGTGGGAAAAGCTGTTGGGCGCTATTGCCTGA
- a CDS encoding alpha/beta fold hydrolase: protein MSALKWVRGVNGTLGWFAPKLVASKMRLAFMTPRDLPPRDWELPLLARSERITLRFGLSALRWGQGPAVLLMHGWEGRPTQFASLITALVDAGYSVVALDGPAHGRSPGSEANVVLFARAMLEAAAELPPLQAVIGHSMGGASAMLAVQLGLRTETLVTIAAPARILGVLRGFARYVGLPPKARSAFIRQVEKDVGMRASTLDVAHYQLDMPGLVVHAEDDRMVSVKESQLIHEAWFDSRLLRLEDGGHQRVLADPRVIEGVLSLLAGRRLQSRQSA from the coding sequence ATGAGCGCGTTAAAGTGGGTTCGTGGCGTTAATGGCACCTTGGGCTGGTTTGCCCCGAAACTGGTCGCTAGCAAAATGCGACTGGCCTTCATGACACCGCGGGATCTGCCGCCCCGTGACTGGGAACTGCCGCTGTTGGCGAGGTCCGAGCGGATCACCTTGCGCTTCGGCCTCTCGGCGTTGCGTTGGGGGCAGGGTCCGGCAGTGTTGCTGATGCACGGTTGGGAAGGGCGGCCAACGCAGTTCGCCAGCCTGATCACCGCGCTGGTCGATGCCGGTTACTCGGTCGTGGCCCTGGATGGTCCGGCCCATGGTCGCTCACCGGGCAGCGAGGCGAATGTGGTGCTCTTTGCTCGGGCCATGCTTGAAGCGGCCGCTGAACTGCCACCCCTGCAAGCGGTCATCGGCCACTCCATGGGGGGTGCCAGTGCCATGCTTGCGGTGCAGTTGGGCCTGCGCACGGAAACCCTGGTCACCATTGCCGCCCCGGCGCGAATTCTGGGTGTGTTGCGTGGGTTCGCGCGTTATGTCGGGCTGCCACCCAAAGCCCGCTCGGCGTTCATTCGCCAGGTCGAGAAAGACGTCGGCATGCGCGCCTCGACGCTGGATGTCGCCCACTATCAGCTCGATATGCCCGGCCTGGTCGTCCACGCCGAAGATGACCGGATGGTATCGGTCAAGGAGTCTCAGCTGATCCACGAAGCCTGGTTCGACAGCCGTTTGCTGCGCCTGGAAGACGGTGGACATCAGCGGGTGCTGGCTGACCCTCGGGTGATCGAAGGCGTGTTATCACTGCTGGCCGGTCGCCGACTGCAATCGCGCCAATCGGCCTGA